The Cutaneotrichosporon cavernicola HIS019 DNA, chromosome: 3 region TCCTTACACACGGGCAAGGTGCTCAAGACACTCCGAGCACCCGAGTACGTCTGCGAACGCTTCCCATCCCCCGTGATTGTGTTCGGCGCAGAACGCAAGGAGAACGACGCGATGGACGTGGACAGTGCCGTACCTTCCGCTGCGCCATCCCCTGGACGGACAAAGGGCCCGGCAGCCCTCGTAGTGGCTGGCAGCGAGAACGGCAgcgtcgtcctctgggACATGCAggagcggcgcgtcgtTGCAGTGCTCAACGGCCACACATctgccgtcgtcgccctcgcagTGTCGCCAGACGGCACGATCGCGTCGGGCTCGCTCGAGCCTGAACGCTCCATCCGCCTATGGCGGATAGAATAGAGAGTAGACAGCATGCATACTACAGCCCGAGTCGCTGACtcttgcccttgacgcCCTTCCACACATTGTCGAcccactcgcgctcctcgcggtcCACGACCGTGTAGTTTGCCCGCTGGCGCGGCTTGGTCGGCGTCTCGACTTCGAGTCTGGCGACCTTACTGGGGCTGGCAGGCGTGTTGTTATCAAAGAAGAGCCCCGTAGAGCTGGGCGTGTCAGACTGTTGGATGTTTAGGACGCGCGCGGTACTCGAGCTCAGCGGCGAGCTCCTAGTGGGCGAGTGTCGGCCAGGCGTGGACTTGTAGAGGCTCTGAGCGAGGGGAGACTGGGTCGCGGTGCGCGTAGGAGTAAATACGGGCTCATATGAACGGGTCTGTGGTCAGCAAAAGCTTGGGGATACGTGACTGGGGAATGACAGTCACGCGACGCACCAGCGGCGAGCTCCTGAGCACTGGCACGAGTTTCATGCCCGCTGGCGGTgggggcgcgggcgcggcaTGCTGGACGCGGTAAGCCGCATCGAAGACGTTGAAGCATAGAACGGCTGTGACGAGCGTTTCTGGAATCAGCATATACGTAAGGACGGACTCACCAAGCCACCACACTGAGTCAGCGGGCACACCGAACgtgacgaggatgcggaCGGCGAGAGCACGAAGCGTGAGGTAGGGCGTGAAGACTGTCCGCAGGAAGAATAGGAATGCCAGGCCTGCGAGGTTGCCTTTGAGGCGCTGACGGGCGAGAGGCGCCGACAGCGGCGCGCGGAGGAAACCCATTGTACACCAACAAAGCACAGAGGAGACGGATGAGTGGGTTGCGCTGACAACGAGGTGTGGCAAATGTTATGGTTGTGTGGGATGTGGGGTGTTGTTTGTTGGTGGATGGGGAAAAATCAACATGGACCCGAGAGGCCGTGACGATGACGTCCGATCCCCCTTCAATCGCTCTACCTCGGCACAGGTCACCAACTTGCCTTCGTCCTTTGCACCATCCACCCATCAACGGAAGGCGCATGCTATCGCCGGACCACACTCCTGCGCGCCCACCAGGCGTGTCGCCGCTAGCCATGGCTTTGGGTACAGGCGCGGTGTCGGCACCAGCTTCACGGCGCTCCTCGATAGTATCGCGGAGCTCGGCACACGCCCTCTCACCCGCTGTGAGTCCCCgcaccctcctccgcccacACCTCAACCGCACCTCGACTACCACATTGGCAGCGGCAGGCGGCGCGATGATGGAGACGTGCCCACCAGCCCCGGACCCGTTCCATACCGGCGCGACGATCAGTATCAACCAGCCCGTGGGTAGTCTGTCCATTTCCCCATCTTCTCGCGATGTCTGCCTCGCATCCAGGAAAGGACTGTATattctcgacctcgcgaATCTCGAGAGCGCACCACGCTTCGTACCCCAGGGCGGGACGTGGCAGATCGCCGACGTCCAATGGTCTCCGCACGCCGTGACCGACAACCTCATtctctcgacctcgtgtCAGAAGCTCCTCGTTTGGGACCTCGCTGCGCAAGTGGCTCTTAATAGGAGTATCGAGGCTCATGAACGCGCAATCACCGATATCAACTGGGCCGCACTCAATCCTAACATGATGGCGACGGTTGGGATGGACGCCGCGGTCAGAGCTTGGGACCTTCGACACGATTGTAAGCGTCCCGCCGTGCGCTTGTCTGCTTGGGGCGCAGCCGGCACGCAGGTCAAGTGGAACCGTCTCAACGAGTACGTACTCGCCACGGCGCACCACCGCGAAGTCCTCCTCTGGGATACGCGGAAAGGCAGCGTGCCCTTTGAGATTGTCGAGGCGCACCAGTCCAAGATCTACGGTATCGACTGGGACCGGGTTGAGCAGCACAAGCTTGTGACATGCTCCCTCGACAAGACTATTAAGTACTGGAGCATTCCGTCTCTGTCTGGTGGAACCGACGGCTCTTACTATCCCTATTCGTACGAGACAATCTCGACCAACTACCCTGTATGGCGTGCTCGCCATCTGCCTTTCGGGCagggcgtcctcgccctcccacAACGCGGAGAGACGGCACTCGAGATGTTCGGTATTGGTGGCGACACGCCTCTCGAACGCTTCGAGGGCTCCACCGGCGTCGTCAAGGAGTTCGTATGGCGCATCCGTGGCGGAACAGACctggccgtcgaggaccgGGAATTCCAGCTCGTCACCTGGTCCAAGGACCGCAAGCTGCGTATCTGGAATGTGACGCGCGAGATGACCGCGAAGGCAGGGTACAAGGCTGGCGCGCCGATCCCGTACACCTCCACGCGCCGGGGCGCCAAGAACCGCACCTTCACCACCATTCCGGGCGGGGACGCACGCTCTAACGCCATCGCCCTCCGTCCGCAGGGTGCGCTGAGCAGCTCACCTgtgctcaacctcggcatccCCGTTGGACCGAGCGGCATAGGGCGCCAGCGGCTGATGGCACACACCCAACGCGAGTCGGGTATGAcgcgcggtggaggagaggcgCGCAAGATGGACCAGCTTGAGTGGCTCACCAAGGTCGTCCGGACGGAGGATCACGCGACCAAGGCCGAAAGCACGACCGGTACCCGCACGCCAGCAGTGAGCGACAGAGCGAGCGGGAGaggctcgtcgagctcgcggtcACGGAGCCACTCGAAGCGCGAGCCGCTGCGACCGCTCAGCTCGAGTACGCGTACACCTTCTCGTGTTAGGGGCGAACGcatcgagggcaaggaggagtTGATGAGCCTCAAGGGGGAGGTGCTTCTCGCACACAAGCGCTTCCCAAAGTCCAAGGTCAACTTTGAGAGGGTGAGCTAACCTTTCCACGTaaagctgacaccagcttGACCTGATACAGCGCAAGCTAACTATGTCGCTGAACGGGCCGTGGGCGAACGGCAACCGCGCTGCGTTCGTGCGTATACACTGGTCGTATCCCCAGAACTACCCGTACGCAAACGAGATACCGACCtttgagctcgagcgcaacgCCACCGTAAGCCAGATAACGCGGCAGCGTATGGTGTCGACCATCAAGGAGATCCGGGTCAAGTCGAGACAGTGTCTGGTCTCCGTCACCGAGTTCCTGCTGGGATACCACGAGAGAACTGGGCGCCTcgcgctggaggaggagagtggCAGCGATaatgacgaggtcgacgtcaatGTGCCCATGCTCATCCGCACAACTGGTGCCGTCTTCGGACCCAACGGTCAGCTCGCGTGCTTCTTTCCCAAGCAGACGGTGCTGCCCCGCGCCCGTACCTCTCTCtcccgctcgccgagcgggCAGTACGACCCACTGAAATCGCCACTCGCACGCGCGATGACTGCTCTTAGCAGGTTAGAGAACCCACACAAGCCCGCCGTATCCCTCCGCTTCCGGCGGCGGAGAGAAAAGGCCATGATGGGCCCCGTGCAGCAGAGATCACTCCTGACGCTGCGCAACGCCTCCAACCTGACCTCGGAGCCCGACATGGCCTTGGCGGTGCATtacaccaccacctcgccagAGGGTAACttccgcgtcgccgtcgagggccgccgcctcgaccacGCCGACGTCTGGCAGACAGTATACGgtgtcctcgccgacccgCCGCCTCCGTACTCGGACCTACCCAAACTTGCTGGTCACACGAGTGCACCTCACGAGCGCATGTTATGGGAGCGCGACATggagcgcaagcgccgGGTGCTCGATGAGATCTTCGAACGCCTCATGGCCGCAGCCGACatccagctcctcgccctcgttgCATGCATGCTAGTCGAGTATGACAAGACCGCGCCACCTCCCCCGCCTGCCATCGAGGAGATTGTCCACAAGTCCCCTGAGCGGGGATACTTTGTCCTTCCCAGCCGTGACCGCCGCTCATCCTCACTGACGAATATGACGCCGCCAGCTTCGGCAGGCCCCGGATCATTCAGGACGTCAGGCTGGTCCCAAATCCTCATGaacccctcctccatctcgctccGCGGAATGACGTTGACGCCCCGTGATAGGTCGTCCTTTGAGATTCCCAACCGAACAAGCGTGAGCAGTATCGACGAAGGATCCAGCAGCTTTGCGGCCAGCATGTCCCCCGTGCGGCGGATGAACATTCCTCCGCGGAGACAGAATTCGACCACGAGCGCAGGCAGCTTGGGGGTTATTCCaagccctcgtcgtctggaCCGACGCGAGTCAGGCGGAAGGGAGCTGTCGCGCACGGTCAGCCGTGACATGCGCCCCCGGCCTCTGAGCGGAACGACCGAgtcccctcccccatctGCCGTTCCACCTACACCAAGCCGGCTCGCGAACACGACAAACGCGAGCGAGCCCTCAAGCGACGGGAGCGCGGGTCCCGGCGGAGTGCGCAACAAGGTTTCGTTTGGGGGTGGGAGTCCGCTGCGGCGAGCGTTTAGCCGCGCACCAAACCTCCCACCAGTTCAGCGGAGAAGTCCGACGTGTTCCGTCCGCATCGACCTGAACATGGACGAGCCGTGAGTAGTGTGGACACATTTCTGTGGCGACAGCTGCGCGATTCAATTCATTGAATGTTGCAGCATCTTTGACCCGACCcaactgacaccagcccgACAACATCGGCGTCTCTTCTTCGGCCAGAGCTTCGACCACAGGCCGAGATCTGGAAGCTCGCAtacgccgacctcctcctccgagCCGGTCTCGTGGGAAAGCGCGCCGCCCTGCTCCAGTACCAGTTCACGACTGTCGAGGGGCCCAGTGTCGCCGCTGCATCTGGCGACCTCCCGCATCAGCAGCTCGTACTCGCGACCGTGTGCCGCTTCTGCAACGAGCACGTGCTCCAGCCTGACGAGGTGCGGTGCAGTTCGTGTACGCGATACAAGGAGGCGCCACTGTGTAGCGTGTGTCGGCTGCCTATCAAGGGTGAGTTTTGCCAAGGGGGACCAGTGTCGAAGCTGGTCTTTACAACTCCATGGCACAttgagctgacgccaggccTCGCCACCACGTGCACAACATGCACCCACACATCGCACACGCGATGCCTGCGCAACGTCATGCGCAGCCAGGCCGACCATTGCCCGTCCTGCCATTGCCGCTgtctcgccgagcgcgggCTATCTGGGGCTTTCCGCACGACGCCGAAATCGGACGCAAACCAGGCTCCGTCATACTGGCCGACCCCGTTTCCGCGGATGAACCACCTCTCActctcgacctcgccaacccgCCTTGAATTCGACGGGCCGCAATTCTCGGAATTTGtgcgcctcgccgaccgGCTGCCCGATCCCGAGCTAGAAGCCGAAGACAACAACGAAGCCAAACCTGAGGCAGAGCTTGAAGCGGAGCCAGAACCAGATAGGTGGTGGCGCGAGCctggcgccggcgtcgtAAGCTATCTCAAGCACCTCCGTACCGACCCACCCAGCAccacgccaccaccagGCGAAGACCGGCGCGGATCGCGCATCCGCACAAGTACGGGCGCACTAGACATTGTCGATACCGACGATCTGCAGATGGGCCTCTCGGGATTGGGACCGAAACACCAGGCCCGAAGAGCCACGTTCACGGGTCCTGGCACTTCGGGTTCTTTTGGGGGCGGGGCACTAGAGCTCGAtgcgggggaggaggaagcgccAAAGTCGCGCATCAAGACTTTTGGACGAGAGGGACTGTTGGGGTGGTAGTGTATCATCTGTTGTCTATGCAAGCTTATGCCACGGCGGGCTGGTGTCTGGATTATGGATCCtggctgccgaggccacAAGTTGCCAGCACGATGCGGCAGAGCCTTACACAAGCGCGCACCATCACGCGGCCCCTCCAACTTTCACATGGACATTCTGAAATAGTACAAGGTGATAATACGAATTGACTCGAGGCGTTCTCTCCCCGTCAACGACCAGACCGTCGCTCCTGCCAGATGATGAGCTTAGCGTACCTCTCCCGCCTAGCGAGTTCATAACGCCATGTGAGGCACCTAGTGAGCGCCACAATGGCCGGGCGAATCacgtcctcttcctcgggCATCCCGAGGTTCCCGACAGACACGCGTAAGCTCTCAACTGCCAGAGAGCAGGCCCGGTATGCGTGGAACTCGATTTCTGCCCACCGCCGGAAGAATAACCCGTAGTCCTTAGCGGCAATTGGAGCAAGGACAGTGAGAGTCGACATGGTTGCGTCGCGGAGTCGCGTCGGAATTCGGTATGGATCCTTCCGAGTTCTGGATACAGGCGCTGCAGATCGGCCATGAcggtggcgagggtggccgaggctgccgcAAAGACCTTGCGTCAGAGGGGGACTATGACAACGTACTTGGTCGGCAGCAGCTACTGTCTGGGGAGCCTGGTCCATTGGACTAGTCATGGTTGGGGGGACAAGGGGTCTGAAGGCGATGATGTAGACGGCCGTGGTGACTGTTGGCGGGTGGCGAGCAGAGGATGGAGGACAGAGGAGCAGCACGGGGATTGAGAGCGAAACAAACCTCGAGCCCAGTGGTTATGTGTACAGTATTATAACCTTGCCCCACACATCCACATCTAAAccatcatcctcaccaTGATGCCCAACCCCACTCCCCAGGCCGGTTGATGGAGCGATTCTCGGTGTAGTACCTTATACATGTCAGAAGGTGGTCAGGCTACGCGCGAGTCTCTGGTGTCGGTATCAGCAGTGGGGAGCTCGTGAGTCGAGCTTGGTGTATCAAAGTCTCGCACCACCAGCAGTTCCGTTTCGTCAATCTCCATAAGCATCCCACCACATCTCCATTCCACATCTTTGAAGCGCAAGGGTTTTGCGCTTCACTCTCAGATCCGCCGAAATCATTATTGCTCGGCGACCCGCTCCACCCCCACTAAGCAGGAAGGGAGTTGATATGCCAGATGCGAGCCTGCTGGACGTCAGCAGGCGGAAGGTAATTATCGCGTTGTACTCTGTCAGACGTCGCCAGTTTGTTGGCAACAGGCGTCGACTGGTCGTTGTGACTGCGGAGGTTGCTGCGTTGATGGGATCAAGTAATCAAGTGAGGAGCATCGCCACAATGCCAGTCATTCCGAGATGAGCATGACATTGGTTACCACGTCGTCAGGGACACCCCGGGTGGGCCCAACCACCCTGAGTTGTTACACGTCCATCGTCATTCCCCTACCAACTCGATCTTCCtctgtctctctctctcattCTCTCTTCATCTCACTCATTCTCCTTCCTTTCTCTCAAACCCCACTGGGCATCACGACAGCGCGATGCAGCCAAACCAGTGGCAGCAACAGCAGTTCGGCTATGGCGGCCCCGGGGCGTCGGGCTTTGGCTACGCCGGACAGCGCCCCATGAACGCCCAGCCAACCGGCTTTCCTGGCCAGCAGATGCCCATGCAGACTGGTATGCCTGGCATGGGCCCCGGCATGGGAGCCATGGGAGGCATGGGCGGACAAGGTATGCCCAGCGGAGGCATGCCAAGTGGGGCGATGGGATCCGGCTCCACTGGTCTTAACACTCCTGGTGCCGGAACTGGATCTGGCGCTCCCAACTACTCGTTCCTCTCtgctccacctcctcccggcTCGTTCGGTCAGCGTGGCAGCTTTGGAAACCAGAGCGGTCTCATGTCCCAGCCCACCGGCTTCCCCGGCGGTGGTGCCAGCGGCCTCATGCCCCAGCAGCAAACGGGCATGCCCATGATGGGCCAGCCCACGGGCCTCGGCGCAAACCTCATGGCCCAGCCAACCGGCATGGGCCTCCGCCCTCAACCAACCGGCATTCATGAcccccgcctcggcgcTATGCTCCAGAGCTTTATGCCCAGTAACATGAGCCAGGTGCGTTGTCTTTCTGGCAGAGCTGACGCAAGCCCTTCTCGGCTTCTGGTGCACCCCAGTTCAACCAGGCTCCCGGGCAGCCCCTCCAGCAGACGTTCCAGTCGCTCCTCCAAAACCCTTCAGTCAAGACACCCAAGGTCCCCTGGGCGCTCTCGCGccaggagaagaaggactACGACCAGATCTTCCGGGCGTGGGACACTCGTGGCGACGGCTTTATCACTGGCGATATGGCACGCGAGGTGTTCGGCCAGTCGGGCCTTTCTCAGGACGACCTCATGAAGGTTTGGAATCTCTCGGACGTCGACAACCGGGGCAAGCTCAACCTTCCCGAGTTCCACGTAGCCATGGGCCTCATCTACCGCGCCCTCAATGGCAACGAGATTCCCGACAGCCTTcccgacgagctcgtgccTGCATCGATGCGCGACATCGATTCCACCGTCAGCTTCATGAAGGACCTGCTCAAGCATGAATCCAGCGCGCGCTCAGACACGTCGTCGCCTGTGGGCTATGGTGTGCAGGCGCCCATGTCCACGGCGtcggccaaggacgccaaggtGTACAAGCACGACGACAGCCGAAAGGCGGGCTACAAGTCATCGGCACGCCACCTTGATCGCAAGACTGTGCGCTATGCTGGCGAGGACTCTGGCGCCGAGATCAGCGAcctgcgccgccagctcgagaCCGCGAGCGGCATGCTCGACAGCAACACGGCTGAGAACGCGCGCAAGacagaggaggacgaggcaCTCGAGCAGGAGGTCGATGACATCAAGTACCGTGTCAAGCGTATCAAGGAAGACATTGACTACGTGTCCAAGGGCCGGCGCAgcgccgacaaggacgaggagcgccgcaagctcgagcgcgagttACTCTTCCTCATGCACGAGAAGCTCCcggagctcgagcgccgccaggagcgccgcgccgaggagaagcgtATGGAGGAGCGTGCGGGCGTTCGTGCGCGCGACAGGCGCAACGATACTCAGGGCCGGTACAacgaccgcgaccgtgaCCACGACTGGCTGCGCGGTTCGTACGAGC contains the following coding sequences:
- a CDS encoding uncharacterized protein (WD40 repeats); translated protein: MLSPDHTPARPPGVSPLAMALGTGAVSAPASRRSSIVSRSSAHALSPAVSPRTLLRPHLNRTSTTTLAAAGGAMMETCPPAPDPFHTGATISINQPVGSLSISPSSRDVCLASRKGLYILDLANLESAPRFVPQGGTWQIADVQWSPHAVTDNLILSTSCQKLLVWDLAAQVALNRSIEAHERAITDINWAALNPNMMATVGMDAAVRAWDLRHDCKRPAVRLSAWGAAGTQVKWNRLNEYVLATAHHREVLLWDTRKGSVPFEIVEAHQSKIYGIDWDRVEQHKLVTCSLDKTIKYWSIPSLSGGTDGSYYPYSYETISTNYPVWRARHLPFGQGVLALPQRGETALEMFGIGGDTPLERFEGSTGVVKEFVWRIRGGTDLAVEDREFQLVTWSKDRKLRIWNVTREMTAKAGYKAGAPIPYTSTRRGAKNRTFTTIPGGDARSNAIALRPQGALSSSPVLNLGIPVGPSGIGRQRLMAHTQRESGMTRGGGEARKMDQLEWLTKVVRTEDHATKAESTTGTRTPAVSDRASGRGSSSSRSRSHSKREPLRPLSSSTRTPSRVRGERIEGKEELMSLKGEVLLAHKRFPKSKVNFERLDLIQRKLTMSLNGPWANGNRAAFVRIHWSYPQNYPYANEIPTFELERNATVSQITRQRMVSTIKEIRVKSRQCLVSVTEFLLGYHERTGRLALEEESGSDNDEVDVNVPMLIRTTGAVFGPNGQLACFFPKQTVLPRARTSLSRSPSGQYDPLKSPLARAMTALSRLENPHKPAVSLRFRRRREKAMMGPVQQRSLLTLRNASNLTSEPDMALAVHYTTTSPEGNFRVAVEGRRLDHADVWQTVYGVLADPPPPYSDLPKLAGHTSAPHERMLWERDMERKRRVLDEIFERLMAAADIQLLALVACMLVEYDKTAPPPPPAIEEIVHKSPERGYFVLPSRDRRSSSLTNMTPPASAGPGSFRTSGWSQILMNPSSISLRGMTLTPRDRSSFEIPNRTSVSSIDEGSSSFAASMSPVRRMNIPPRRQNSTTSAGSLGVIPSPRRLDRRESGGRELSRTVSRDMRPRPLSGTTESPPPSAVPPTPSRLANTTNASEPSSDGSAGPGGVRNKVSFGGGSPLRRAFSRAPNLPPVQRRSPTCSVRIDLNMDEPPTTSASLLRPELRPQAEIWKLAYADLLLRAGLVGKRAALLQYQFTTVEGPSVAAASGDLPHQQLVLATVCRFCNEHVLQPDEVRCSSCTRYKEAPLCSVCRLPIKGLATTCTTCTHTSHTRCLRNVMRSQADHCPSCHCRCLAERGLSGAFRTTPKSDANQAPSYWPTPFPRMNHLSLSTSPTRLEFDGPQFSEFVRLADRLPDPELEAEDNNEAKPEAELEAEPEPDRWWREPGAGVVSYLKHLRTDPPSTTPPPGEDRRGSRIRTSTGALDIVDTDDLQMGLSGLGPKHQARRATFTGPGTSGSFGGGALELDAGEEEAPKSRIKTFGREGLLGW